The following are encoded in a window of Congzhengia minquanensis genomic DNA:
- the thiI gene encoding tRNA uracil 4-sulfurtransferase ThiI — protein MKQIILIKYGEIILKGLNRHTFEDMLIKNIYAALGPIQAEVWRAQATIYADIKNENEMDEAIFRLKKVFGIVAIIKAYVLSKEFEQLKQEARDCLKEELESANTFKVEAKRADKKYPMKSPDICRELGGFLSDCYPNLKVDVIRPDKLVTVEVRETNVYLYCNRIKGLGGMPVGSNSKAVLLLSGGIDSPVAGFMVAKRGVALEAVHFFSHPYTSQRAKDKVLALAKIIAAYTGGLKVHIVPFTEIQLEIKEKCPPEQLTLIMRRFMMAISEKVAQRVNAKALVTGESIGQVASQTVEALCVTNDAVHLPVFRPVIGMDKEEIVEIARRIDTFETSVLPYEDCCTIFTPRHPLTKPKLENIVKSEGLLDFEGLVASAVAGIETIEV, from the coding sequence TTGAAACAAATAATCTTGATTAAATACGGTGAAATTATCTTAAAAGGTTTAAACCGCCACACCTTTGAGGACATGCTGATTAAAAACATTTACGCGGCGCTGGGGCCCATTCAGGCAGAGGTTTGGCGCGCGCAGGCGACGATTTATGCCGATATAAAAAACGAAAATGAAATGGACGAGGCCATTTTTCGCCTGAAAAAGGTGTTTGGCATTGTGGCAATCATAAAAGCTTATGTATTGTCAAAAGAGTTTGAACAGTTAAAGCAGGAGGCGCGTGATTGCTTAAAAGAAGAACTGGAAAGCGCGAATACGTTTAAAGTGGAGGCAAAGCGGGCAGATAAAAAATATCCCATGAAGTCGCCGGATATCTGCCGTGAGCTGGGTGGCTTTTTAAGCGACTGCTATCCAAACCTGAAGGTGGACGTAATTCGTCCGGACAAGCTTGTCACGGTGGAGGTGCGGGAAACCAATGTATATCTCTACTGCAACCGCATAAAAGGTTTGGGCGGAATGCCTGTTGGCTCGAACTCCAAAGCGGTTTTGCTGCTTTCCGGCGGAATTGACAGTCCCGTTGCCGGATTTATGGTTGCCAAAAGGGGCGTGGCCTTAGAGGCCGTGCATTTCTTTTCCCATCCATACACCAGCCAGCGCGCAAAGGACAAGGTGCTTGCCCTTGCAAAAATTATTGCGGCCTACACAGGCGGGCTAAAGGTGCATATTGTGCCCTTTACGGAAATACAGCTCGAAATTAAGGAAAAATGCCCGCCGGAACAGTTAACCCTGATTATGCGCAGGTTTATGATGGCCATTTCTGAAAAGGTTGCCCAAAGGGTAAACGCAAAAGCGTTGGTAACGGGAGAGAGCATTGGCCAGGTGGCGAGCCAGACTGTGGAGGCCCTTTGCGTGACGAACGACGCGGTGCATTTACCTGTGTTTCGACCTGTAATTGGAATGGACAAAGAGGAAATTGTAGAAATTGCCCGCAGGATTGATACGTTTGAAACGTCTGTCCTGCCTTATGAGGACTGCTGCACGATTTTTACGCCCCGGCATCCGCTGACAAAACCAAAGCTTGAAAACATTGTAAAGTCCGAAGGCCTTTTGGATTTTGAAGGATTAGTCGCCAGCGCGGTTGCGGGAATTGAGACGATAGAGGTTTAA
- a CDS encoding ABC-F family ATP-binding cassette domain-containing protein — MNLLGLSKVNKYFGERCLFENVSFSVEDHDKVGLIGANGTGKTTLFHMILDGAAPDGGDIFVPRQTKFGYLEQHIGTDSDKNVCDELLTIFSRVQKLEEQILDVTGAIEAGIGKAEENAEKLHVLTEQFEALGGYTYKNLAKSALLGMGFQEEDLNKPFSALSGGEKTRVCLCKLLLSEANLLLLDEPTNHLDIQSVEWLEGFLQSYKGAFIVISHDRYFLDKVTNKTFELENARLNCYDGNYSVYQKQKKENEKYIARRYENTMREINRIEGIIEQQRRWNRERNIKTAESKQKMVDRLKADLIVPQEELDRIKPRFQIAKTGGNDVAEAVNLSKGFHGRQLFCNVNFLLRRKERAFLLGANGCGKTTLFKIMTNALEPDSGSVSIGANVDIGYFDQTQETLDHSKTIFDEISDAYPSLSNTEIRNALAGFLFVADDVFKRISELSGGERARLMLLKLMLKKANFLLLDEPTNHLDIQSREMLEDALSEYDGTIFAISHDRYFINKLANRILLMENGVVMSFPGNYSYYLEKHGEEDKADGSGGKEKSTTSGKEDYLRRKQLESEQRKRKNKLEQLERDIEVLENDIEAAKAELEKPETASDYVKCAEISQKLDEMNETLLSYYSEWDTLQENTAD; from the coding sequence ATGAATTTACTTGGATTGTCGAAAGTAAATAAATATTTTGGTGAACGGTGTTTGTTTGAAAACGTTTCGTTTTCTGTTGAAGACCACGACAAAGTGGGGCTAATCGGGGCAAACGGAACGGGAAAAACTACGCTGTTTCATATGATTTTAGATGGAGCCGCCCCTGACGGCGGAGATATTTTTGTTCCCAGGCAAACAAAGTTTGGATATTTAGAACAGCATATTGGAACAGACTCTGATAAAAACGTGTGTGACGAGCTGTTAACCATCTTTTCCAGGGTGCAAAAACTGGAAGAACAGATATTGGACGTAACCGGCGCAATTGAGGCAGGAATCGGCAAAGCTGAGGAAAATGCCGAAAAGCTCCACGTTTTAACAGAACAATTTGAAGCGTTGGGCGGGTATACGTATAAAAATTTGGCAAAGTCTGCGCTCCTTGGTATGGGTTTTCAGGAGGAAGACCTTAATAAGCCCTTTTCCGCTTTAAGCGGCGGTGAAAAGACGCGGGTTTGTCTTTGCAAGCTTTTGCTGAGTGAAGCAAATTTGCTGCTGTTAGACGAGCCGACAAACCATTTGGACATTCAGTCTGTTGAGTGGCTGGAGGGCTTTTTGCAAAGCTACAAGGGCGCATTTATTGTGATATCCCACGACCGGTATTTTTTAGACAAGGTAACCAATAAAACTTTTGAACTTGAAAATGCGCGCCTGAATTGCTATGACGGGAATTATTCTGTGTATCAAAAGCAAAAAAAAGAAAACGAGAAATATATTGCCCGGCGGTATGAAAACACCATGCGGGAAATTAATCGCATTGAAGGGATCATTGAACAGCAGCGCCGCTGGAACAGAGAGCGGAATATTAAAACCGCCGAGAGCAAGCAAAAAATGGTGGACAGGCTGAAAGCCGACTTAATTGTGCCCCAGGAGGAGTTAGACAGAATTAAGCCGCGGTTTCAAATTGCAAAAACCGGCGGCAACGATGTTGCGGAAGCTGTAAACCTTTCGAAAGGGTTTCACGGGCGGCAGTTGTTTTGCAATGTGAATTTTCTGCTGAGGAGAAAAGAACGCGCGTTTTTATTGGGTGCCAATGGCTGCGGAAAAACCACGTTATTTAAAATTATGACAAACGCATTAGAGCCAGACAGCGGAAGTGTTTCAATCGGAGCAAATGTTGACATTGGCTATTTCGACCAGACGCAGGAAACGCTGGACCACTCTAAAACAATTTTTGACGAAATCAGCGACGCATATCCGTCGCTTTCCAATACGGAAATCAGAAACGCCCTTGCCGGTTTTTTGTTTGTGGCAGACGACGTGTTTAAGCGCATCAGCGAGCTTTCCGGCGGCGAGCGTGCAAGGCTTATGTTACTAAAGCTCATGCTGAAAAAAGCCAATTTTTTATTGCTGGATGAGCCGACCAACCACTTGGATATTCAATCAAGAGAAATGCTGGAGGACGCGCTTTCAGAATATGACGGCACGATTTTTGCAATTTCTCACGACCGATACTTTATTAATAAGCTTGCCAATCGGATTTTGCTGATGGAAAACGGAGTTGTGATGTCTTTCCCCGGAAACTACAGCTACTATTTAGAAAAGCACGGAGAGGAAGATAAGGCAGACGGAAGCGGCGGAAAAGAAAAAAGCACAACCAGCGGCAAAGAGGACTATCTGCGCAGAAAACAGTTAGAGTCGGAACAGCGAAAGCGCAAAAATAAGTTAGAACAGCTAGAGCGGGACATTGAAGTCTTAGAAAATGACATTGAAGCCGCAAAAGCGGAACTGGAAAAACCGGAAACGGCATCAGACTATGTAAAGTGTGCTGAAATTTCTCAAAAGCTGGACGAAATGAATGAAACTTTGTTAAGCTACTATTCAGAATGGGATACATTACAGGAGAACACAGCAGATTAA
- a CDS encoding class I SAM-dependent DNA methyltransferase, whose translation MDAYGKFAGVYDRLMLDVPYGQIAELIDREIKVQKLANRIVLDLACGTGTLTGLLRQKGYEMIGADSSTEMLIKAREKNPGVLFLNQPMEELELYGTVGAIVCCLDSLNYLTEDGALNTVFKLCNNYLEPGGLLLFDVNSEYKFEHILSDNIFTFDSEDIYYTWENDYSAEEKLCDFYLTFFVKQGNVYERFDEMHTERCYSDGEICRALEQNGFSVKKKCDGFTNKKATTDSERVFYVCENIDSIQLKHLQRGGNVFETNNLD comes from the coding sequence ATGGACGCTTATGGAAAATTTGCCGGTGTGTATGACCGATTGATGCTTGACGTGCCCTACGGCCAAATTGCAGAGCTGATTGACCGGGAAATAAAAGTACAAAAACTTGCCAATCGCATTGTTCTGGATTTGGCTTGCGGGACCGGTACGCTGACCGGCCTTTTGCGTCAAAAAGGATATGAAATGATTGGGGCGGACAGTTCCACAGAAATGCTGATAAAAGCGCGGGAGAAGAATCCCGGTGTGCTGTTTTTAAATCAGCCTATGGAGGAGCTTGAGCTTTATGGCACGGTTGGAGCAATCGTCTGCTGTTTGGACAGTTTGAACTATTTAACGGAGGACGGCGCGCTGAACACAGTTTTTAAGCTTTGCAACAACTATTTGGAGCCAGGCGGACTTCTTCTATTTGACGTGAATTCTGAATATAAGTTTGAGCACATTTTATCAGACAACATTTTTACGTTTGACAGCGAAGACATTTATTACACCTGGGAAAATGACTATTCAGCGGAAGAAAAGCTCTGTGATTTTTATTTGACCTTTTTTGTAAAACAAGGCAATGTTTATGAGCGGTTTGACGAGATGCACACAGAGCGCTGTTATTCAGACGGTGAAATTTGCCGTGCTTTAGAGCAAAACGGGTTTTCTGTCAAGAAAAAATGCGACGGGTTTACAAACAAAAAAGCTACAACCGACAGCGAGCGGGTTTTCTATGTCTGTGAAAACATTGATTCTATACAATTGAAACATTTACAACGCGGAGGTAACGTTTTTGAAACAAATAATCTTGATTAA
- a CDS encoding AraC family transcriptional regulator — MERKSFESHLFGSKQLPFIFHLDIHKEDLKDGLDMNWHPSIELLYFTEGSGKVFCGTQIFNVAVGDLFIVNSNMPHAIASETVVYYHCLIVDNEFCMANDIDTDNIIFKTPLKETHAADMFETVVQEFHAFQPYKNAGIKAAVLSLLVYLARNCAETIAVPQSAVSMKDESMKLAIGYIKSHINEKLSLDEVANEAGLSKYYFLREFKKMTGETPVSFINKTRCENAKKMLKTGRYSIKEVCEKNGFEDLSYFSKNFKRYTGQTPSKYLKKNTAD; from the coding sequence ATGGAACGAAAAAGTTTTGAATCGCATCTGTTTGGGAGCAAGCAGCTTCCATTTATCTTCCATTTAGACATCCATAAAGAAGACTTAAAAGACGGCCTTGATATGAATTGGCATCCCAGCATAGAGCTGCTTTACTTCACAGAGGGCAGCGGCAAGGTGTTTTGCGGAACGCAGATATTTAACGTCGCCGTCGGAGACCTTTTTATTGTGAATTCCAATATGCCCCACGCCATTGCATCTGAAACGGTTGTTTATTACCACTGTTTAATTGTAGACAACGAGTTCTGCATGGCAAACGACATAGATACCGACAACATCATTTTCAAAACGCCGCTGAAAGAAACCCATGCCGCCGATATGTTTGAGACCGTAGTTCAGGAGTTTCACGCATTTCAACCCTATAAAAATGCCGGAATTAAAGCTGCAGTTTTAAGCCTGCTGGTCTATCTGGCGCGAAACTGCGCCGAAACCATTGCTGTGCCGCAAAGCGCGGTTTCCATGAAGGATGAAAGTATGAAGCTTGCAATTGGGTATATCAAATCACACATCAACGAAAAATTGTCTTTAGATGAAGTTGCAAACGAGGCAGGCTTAAGCAAATATTATTTTTTGCGGGAGTTTAAAAAAATGACAGGCGAAACCCCTGTGTCCTTCATCAACAAAACCAGATGTGAGAATGCAAAAAAAATGCTGAAAACCGGGCGTTATTCCATTAAAGAAGTGTGTGAGAAAAACGGATTTGAAGATTTATCCTACTTCTCCAAGAACTTTAAGCGCTACACGGGGCAAACACCGTCAAAGTATTTAAAAAAGAACACAGCAGATTAA